From Candidatus Neomarinimicrobiota bacterium:
ACGGGAAGGTCATCTATGAGGCCTCCTGAGGAAGTGAAGCGCGAATTCCTCCAGCAATGGCTGGAAAAGGCTGCCAAAGACCTCGAGCTTGCCGCGCATCTGCTCGGGGAAAATGCCCCTTACCTGGATGCCATAGGCTTCCACGCCCAGCAGGCCGCCGAGAAATACCTGAAGGCGCTTCTCGTTCACTATCAGATCGAATTCTCCAAAAC
This genomic window contains:
- a CDS encoding HEPN domain-containing protein, whose protein sequence is MRPPEEVKREFLQQWLEKAAKDLELAAHLLGENAPYLDAIGFHAQQAAEKYLKALLVHYQIEFSKT